Within the Borrelia miyamotoi genome, the region TTTAATCAATTCAAGATTAAATTCACCATTTTCAAGAAAGATAAAATGCTTATCTTCTCTTACAAGCTCAGATTTAAATATCGAAGAAAAAATATTTGACCTATTAGTATTAACTTTTTTTTTAGCGGTATTATAATCCTTTGAATCAAGATTTAAAGCTCCCGCAAATAAGTTATTAATCTTCATCTATCTTGCTCATATCATTAAATAAATACTTATCACTCTCATCTATGAGAGTGTCATTAGCTGTTTTTTCACTCTTCATTCCCTTATTAACTTCAATTAAAATATCCTCATCAACTTTATAAGAACCAGTATAAATCAACACATCTTTCTCAGTGAAACCAAGACTCCCCATACCAATGTTCATATACCCATCAATAATTGCACCCTCTTCAACCTCAATTGATTTACATGAAATATTGCCAATAATACATCCTGATTGAAAAACTTTAACTTTATTACTAGCATGAACATTTCCAAGAACAATTCCAGAAACAACAACCTCATTTGCATTTATATTTGACTTAATTCGTCCTGTTTCTCCAACTATAACCCTCTTATTAGAATTAATAGTTCCTAAAAAATCACCATCAATTCTAATAAAATTATTTGAAACCATTTCTCCCTTGAAAAAATCATCCTTTCCAATAATTGTTTTTATTTCTGCAAAAATAAAAGATGATGAAAAATTCTTATCCTTCTTATCTTTTTTAATATTAAATAGATTCAGCATTTATTTTGAAGCCCCCACTGCCAAATTCAAATACATGTCAGGATTTACAACCTGAGACCCTATACGAACCTCATAGTGAAGATGTGGACCTGTTGAATATCCTGTCTGACCAAGGAAACCAATTACTTGGCCTTTTTTCACATAAGAACCCTTAGAAATATTTAAGCGAGACATATGCGCATAAAGGGTTGAGAGTCCATACTTATGCTTAATTTGAACAAAATTACCATAACCTGTAACTTGATAACTAGCCCTAACAACCTCACCATTAGCAGCTGCAACAATAGCTGTTCCAATTCTTATTCCCGCAAGATCTATGCCCTTATGAATATACCATTGTCTAGTAAAAGGCTCAATAGCAGGTCCAAAATGCAAAGAAACAACACCACTACCTTTAAAAATCGGCCAGAGCGAAGGAATATCATTCAATAACTTATTTTGAGAATGAAGCAATTTAACTATACTATTAAGGGGAACAATTGACCTTTCTATTGTATTCTTAACATTTTTAAGGTCATTTAACTCTTTAAGTGTATTAGCCTCTAATATTTGCAAATCAATAAAATCTGCAAAGTCTCCTTCTAATTTATCTCTATTCAGCTCAGTATTACTCTCCTTTATTTTTAAGGAAGTACTAAGTTCATCCAAAACTTTAGAAAAGTTACTAGCAACAGAATTAATTTCTACAACCGTGTTTCTAAAATCTTCAATCTCATATTCTGCAAGCGCATAACTTTTTTCAGTAGAATTAACAATCGATTTAAGAGTAACATAATTAACAGAAAGCAAAACAAACCCTATAAAAATAAAAAGAAAAAATAAAAAAAATAAAAACAAAGTTAAAAAAGAAATCTTTATGTTTCTAACATCCCCTTTAACATGAGGAATAATCATAAAGCTAACATTTTGCCTAAAAAAATAATAAATATTATTTAAAAATTTAAGAAAAAAAATAAAAACCGATAAAAAGATCTTATCTAATCTTTTAAAAAAAGATATAATTTTAAATCTTCTTCTTTCTCTCATCATAAACCCCTCACCATATATACTTGCTAATCAACAAAGTTTTGCAATAGTTAAAACCCATTTGAAATCCATAAATTAATATCTATAACACTTATAAATGATATCACTATAAATACAATAGAAATACAAAAATAAAAATTAATGATTTATTATTATATACAATGAAAACATTATTCTTTGCAACTACTAATTCAAATAAAATAAATGAAGTAAAACAAATTTTAGATATACCCAACATAAAAATAGAAATTCCTAAAAATTTTGATGTAAAAGAGACAGGTAAAACTTTTAAAGAAAATTCTTTACTAAAAGCAAAAGCTTTATTTGAACTTTTAGATAGAAAACAACCTGTTTTTAGTGAAGATTCCGGATTATGCATAGAAGCATTAAATCTAGAACCCGGAATTTATTCCAAAAGATATGATCAACATAAATTAGGTAAGAAATTAGGAGCCAATGAAAAAAATCAGCTTATTATAGATTTAATGAAAAATAAAAAAAATAGGGCCGCGTATTTCATATGTATAGTCAGTCACATCTCAATAAACGGAACGATAACTAATTTCAAAGGTGTCTTTAGTGGAACAATCGCATTGAATATTGATTATTGTAAAAAAAATGGATTTGGATACGACCCAATATTTTTAACCACAAATAACAAAAGACTCAGCGAATTAAGTCTTGCAGAAAAAAATAAAATATCCCATAGAGGAATAGCATTCACCAAATTTAAAAAATTTTTAATAAAATCTCCAAATTAATGTCAAAAAAACAGATTTTAAGAATCACCTACAAATCAAATTTCCAATTCATTTGTAAAATTGAAAGCAAACATTTACAATAATTATTGTTCATAATTACAATTTAATGTCATATTAAATTCAAGGAGAAAGCTTAATGATAGACAGAATCAAAATCAATGAAGACGACAAATGGGATTTATCTTCTCTATTCAAAAATGATGAAGAATACAAGGAAACAGTCAAAAAAATAAAATTCAAGCTTCAAGACTTCAAGAAATACGAAAAACTAGAATTTAATCTAAATATCTTTAAGCAAGCATTAAATGATTACTATGCAATTGAAGAAGAGCTTGAGAAAACAACATATTACACACATATTCAGCTGGCAACAGATGTAACCAATCAAATCTCGAACGAACTTCGCGCAATTAATGTCAACTTAGAAACATACACATTAAATGTTACTTCATTTTTTATTCCAAAAATTTTAAAAATAGATACAAAACAAATAAGAGAATGGCTTGAAGACATAGAAATTAAAAATCAAAAAATAGCAATTGAAAAAATATTAAGACACAAAGAACACATTTTAAACGAAGGCGAAGAGAAGATATTAGCTAACTATACATCTCTTTATTCATCTTACGAGGATACATTCTCCTCATTAACAAATGCTGACATGGAATTTGGAGAAATTGACGGCCAACCGTTAAGTAACGCTACTTACAATCTATTTCTTCAGAATGAAAATCAAGAAATACGAAGAGAAGCATTTTTGAAATTTTATCGAGAATATAAAAAACATGAAAATACATTAGCCAACCTCTTAATTGCCAATATCAACAAAAATAAATTCCTGGCCAAGACAAGAAAATTTGAAAATACTATATCAATGAAGCTCTTTCAAAATAATATTGATTATAAGGTTTATACAAACTTAATTGAAACAGTTAATGAAAATTTATATGTACTTCATGAATATTACGAATTTAGAAAAAATATACTTAAACAAGAATATCTTAACCATTATGATGTTTATGTTCCCCTAACAAAAGACATTAAATTCAAAAATTCGTTTAAAGAAGCCTGTGACAAAATTTTAAAGTCACTAGAAATACTAGGAAATGAGTATATTGAAGTACTAAGAAAAGGGCTCTTAAAAGAACGCTGGGTTGACAAATATGAAAATAAAGGAAAAATTGCAGGAGCTTTTAGTGCAAGCTCATACAACGGAAAACCTTATATATTAATGAATTATAAAGACGAATCAATAAGAGATATGTTTACACTAGCACACGAAGCAGGACACTCCATGCATTCCTATTTCAGTATCAAAAATAACCCATTTCCTCAATACAAATATTCTATTTTTGAAGCGGAAATAGCATCCACATTAAATGAACAAATACTTGCAGAATACTTACTAAAAAATGAAAACGATATCGAAAAAATAAAATATATTAAGCTAAATCAAATCGATGACTTACTTGCAACATTTTTCAGGCAAACAATGTTTGCTGAATTTGAATACATCATTCATGGAATGAGCAATAAAGATGAGCCAGTAGTAAAAGAAACATTAAAGACAATCTATTTAAAATTGCTAAAAAAATACTTCGGTCCAAGTCTTAAGTTTAATGAAGACAGCTCACTCGAATGTCTTAAAATTCCTCATTTCTACTCACCATTTTACGTATATCAATATGCAACAGGCATTACAGCTGCTCTTTTAATACATAAAAACATAAAAGAAAACAAAAAAGATGCTACTAAAAATTACATAGAATTTCTAAAAATAGGAGGCTCAAAATACCCCTTAGAATCTCTAAAAATTACCGGTGTTGATTTAAGCTTAAAAAAAACAATAAAAAATACTATTAACACATTTAAAGAACGTCTAGAGGATGTAAGGAAACTATTTTAATAAAGGAGTAAAATTTGAAAAAATTAAACCTTATTTTAGCTTGGTCAGTACATATTTTAACAGCTTTTGGACTAATAATCGGTCTTTACTCAATAATCTCCATAATAAATGAAGATTATAATCTCTTATTAAAACTCACAATTCTTGGTATTATGATTGACGGTATTGATGGGACACTGGCAAGAAAATTAAAGATAAAAGAATTAATCCCAACAATCAATGGAGAACTCCTTGATAATATAGTAGACTACATAAATTACGCTTTTATTCCCACAATATTTTTTTACTACAGTAACTTCATAAAAAACGAATATAAAACAATGGTCTGCATTGGAATTTTACTTGCAGCAGCATACCAATTCTCAAGGACAGATGCAAAAACCAGTGATGATTATTTTAAAGGTTTCCCATCTTTATGGAATTTTCTCATAATCTTCAACATAATATTCACAATAAGCCAGATTACTAATCTCAGTATAATACTATTATGCATCATATTCAGCTTTGTACCAATTAAATTCATTTATCCTTCAAAAACAAAAGAATTCAAACATATAACATATCCTATAACAGTAATAATCATTCTATTAGCAATACCTATAATCATTGTAAGAGTGACAAATTTCTATTTAAGGATATACGGAATAATAATAATTTTTTACTGTTCATACATAACTCTAACTAGCATATATCTACATTACAAGACAAGAAAAAAATAACGAGAAATTTTATGAAAATCATACTAGAATTTATAGATCTCAATATAGCTTATTCGCCAATAATATTTTCAGGACTACTTATCCTTGCGGGCCTTAACATTCCAATTTCTGAAGATGCAATAATACTAATAGGAGGAATGCTTTCTAGTCGAAAAAATGAGTATACAATACCAATATTTTTAGGAATCTTCTTCGGAGCCTATATTAGCGATATAATTTCATTTTGCATAGGCAGGTTCTTAGCTAAAAAATTATTTAAACAAAAAACACAAACAAATAAACTATTAGATAAAATGAATTACTACTATGGACGATACGGAAAATTAACCTTGCTAATTGGAAGATTTATTCCATTTGGGTTTAGAAATGCAATATTTATATCAGCAGGAATGGGAAAAATGCGAACTAGTCATTTTCTTATAACTGACTTTTTTGCAGCTATGATATCAATTACAACTTACTTTATATTAAGCTTTAAAATAGGTGAATCGTTTCAAATAATACTACCTAAAATTAAAATCATATTACTAATAATATTCATTATAATCACAATAATTATTGTGATAAATTACATTATAAAAAAGAAAAAAACACAAAAAGTTGACAAACTTTCTAAATAGAAAATATAATATGTGTGGCGCTGTGGTGGTGGAAGTGGTATACACGCTAGCTTGAGGGGCTAGTGGGCTTAAGCCCATGCTGGTTCAAGTCCAGTCCACAGCATAATTAATGAAATCCGCTTTCAGTCGATAACAGAACTAAATATTAATTTAGTTATTTTACTTTTTAGTAAAATAACTATAAAATGTAAATGCTATATAAGCCTTAAACATAATATTGCTATTTATTGAGAGGCCAAATGTCTAAATACAATTTTGCAGAAATAGAAAAAAAATGGCAGACTTACTGGGATAAACACAAAACATACAAGGTTGATGAAGATCCAAGTATTCCTAAAGAGAAAAGAATCTATATTCTAGACATGTTTCCATACCCTTCAGCCAACGGACTCCATGTAGGTCACCCTGAAGGTTACACAGCAACTGACATATTAACAAGATATAAACTCTTAAACGGATTTAATGTACTTCACCCAATAGGATTTGATAGTTTTGGCTTACCCGCGGAAAATTATGCTATACAAACAGGAAAGCATCCAAAAAAAATAACAGAAAAAAACATTGCAAGATTTAAAGAACAAATTAAAGCACTAGGATTTGCCTATGATTGGGATAGAGAAATTAGAACTCACGATGAAAATTACTATAAATGGACACAATGGATTTTCCTAAAATTATACAAAAAAGGTCTAGCTTATACAAAAAAAATGCCTGTCTGGTACTGCCCTGACCTTGGAACAGTACTTTCCAATGAAGAAGTGATCCAAACTCCCGATGGTCCCAGATCTGAGAGAGGATTTCACAAAGTAAAAAGAAAACCTTTAAGACAATGGATACTAAAAATCACAGAATACGCAGAAAGACTCTTAAAAGATCTTGAAGACATAGATTGGCCTGAATCTGTTAAAGAAATGCAGAAAAATTGGATTGGTAAATCAACAGGAGCTGAAATTGAATTTTCAGTAAAAGCAAGCAAAGAAAAGATAAAAGTATTTACAACAAGGCCAGACACAATCTTTGGAGTAACATATTTAGTACTTGCCCCAGAGAACAAAATAGTAGATAAAATCACAAAAGATGAGTTTAAATCCCTGATTTCAGAGTACAAAAACAAAGAATATCTTAAAAGCGATCTTGAAAGAACTTCTCTTGAGAAAGATAAAACAGGAATATTTACAGGAGCATATGCTATAAACCCAATCACTAAAGAAGAAATTCCAATCTGGGTAGGTAGCTATGTACTTGGAACTTATGGTACTGGAGCTGTAATGAGCGTTCCAGCACATGATGAGAGAGATTTTGAATTTGCAAAAAAATACAACCTACAAATAAAACAAGTAGTCTCTAAAACAGGAAAAAATGAAATACTAATAAAACCATTCACTGAAGACGGTATTTCAACTAATACACCTCAAGAATTTAACAATCTCAAAACAACTGAAGTAAAAACAAAAGTAATAGAATGGCTTACTAAAAATAAAAAAGGGCAAAAAAAGGTTAACTATAAACTCAGAGACTGGATTTTTTCAAGGCAAAGATACTGGGGGGAACCTATTCCTATTATGCTTGATGAAGATTTAAATGAAATACCACTAGAAGAAGACAAACTACCCTTAAGGCTCCCAGAAATAGAAAATTATAAACCATCAGGGACAGGGGAATCTCCCTTGTCAAGAAACCAAAATTGGGTAAATATTAAACATAATGGAAAAATATACAAAAGAGAAACAAATACAATGCCTCAATGGGCAGGTTCCTGCTGGTATTATCTACGTTACCTTGATCCAAATAACGAAAAAGAATTTGCAAGCAAAGAAACAATTAATTACTGGATGCCAGTTGACCTTTATGTTGGAGGTGCCGAGCACTCAGTATTACACTTGCTATATGCAAGATTTTGGCACAAAGTTCTTTATGATCTAGGGTATGTTAACACAAAAGAACCTTTTAAAAAGCTCATAAACCAAGGTATGATAACATCATTTGCATATCAAGACGAAAATGGAATTTTAATTCCCAATGATGAGGTTGAAAAAAGAGATAATAAATTTTTTTCCAAAAAAACTAACAAAGAACTAAAACAAATAGTCGCAAAAATGTCAAAATCATTAAAAAATATAATAAATCCAGATAACATTATTAAAGAATACGGTGCAGATTCAATAAGAATCTATGAAATGTTCATGGGACCTTTAACTGATTCAAAACCTTGGAATACACAAGGGCTAATTGGAGTTTTCAGATTCTTAAACAAAATATGGTCTATTAAAAATAAAGAACTAACAAAAGAAGCAGCACCAAAAAAATTAATATCTGAACTTCAAAAAACAATAAAAAAAGTAACAGAAGATATAGAAAGCTTAAATTTTAACACCGCGATTTCATCATTGATGATATTTACAAATGAAGTTTTGAAATATGACCAAAATTATTTAGAAATTTTTAAACCTCTAACAATTATTCTATCACCATTTGCACCCCATCTAGGAGAAGAATTATGGGAATACATGGAAGAAAAATCTAGCATATTCAAGAATGCAAAGTGGCCAAAATATGATCCAAATCTCATGATTGATGAGGCAAGAGAAATTGTATTACAGATCAATGGAAAAATAAAAGACAGAATTACACTAGACAAAGAAACAGACAAGGAAGCTCTTCAAGATATTGCATTTAAAAATCAAAAAATTATGAAAAATATAAAAAATAAACAAATAGTAAAAATCATTACGGTCAAAGATAAGCTTATAAATATAGTAACAAAATAACGAGGTAAAAATGGACTTTGAAAAATTCAGTATTAAATACAGAGCATTGATATTAACAATATTCATATCAATAACAATCTTTTTAGGATTCTTCTTAAAAAACATAAAATTCAATTCCGATGTTTCAAAACTCATTCCAACAAACGAAAAGACTGAAGAAACAACAGATAAGAACAACAACAATTCACTATTACCAACAATAGTAATGTTTAAAAATAAAAGAGGCATTTTTAACAAAGAAACCTTTGAAAAAGTTAACAAAGTAGCAAAAGAGATAACCGATATATTAAAATTAAAATCTAACTCTGTTACAAGTATATTTACTTACTTCCCACAATTCAAAAAAGATGCATACACAGATGAAGAGATGATCAAAATAAGAGAAAAAATAAATTCAACACCTTTTATAAAAAACAAATTTATAAACAATGATGCAACTTTAATGCTATTCATAGTTATTTCAACAGAAAGTAACAAAATAAACTTCGGTCAAAGTTTAAAGAACGAAATTGAAAAAATGGAAGCTACAATTAAAAAATATGAAACTGATGATCTCAAACTTTACCTAACAGGAGACCTTATAATAAGAGAAAAAATACTCAGCTACATGGCCGACGATTTTAAATTTTTAGGTCCATTTGCTACTTTTATATTAATCCTATCGCTTTATCTTATTATGGGAAATATATTAGGAGCAATAATTCCTGTTCTTATTGCAATATTTGCAATAATCTGGACTTTTGGAATCAAAAGCCTTGTAATGTCTCCAATCACTGTTCCAGAAACTTCAATGATTGTACTCCTTATTTCGATCGGATGTGCTAATTCTGTACATATAATAAATGGAATATTAAAGAAGATCAAAAAAGAACCTTTGACTGAAAAGATAATAATAAATACAATTAAAACTCTAAAAGTACCAATATTATTAACTTCTCTTACAACAGCTTTTGGATTTTTATCATTAACAGGCTCATCAATCCATGCATACAGAACAATGGGAATTTTTATGTCACTAGGAGTTATTATTGCAATGCTTATGTCCTTGTTAGTATTACCTGGAATATTAGTCAAAATACCCTTTAAAAATAAAAAAATTCAAGAAGAGCAAAAATCAAAAAACGGCTATCTTGAAAAACTCTCATTAATAAACCAAACAGTTACAAATTGGATGTTAAATAACAAATATCTCTCATCCACAATAACTCTAACTATTTTATTAATCTCAATTATAGGTCTTTTCAAGATAGAAATCAATTTTGATGAGAAAGACTATTTTAAAGAAAGTACAAGTGTAAAACAAATATTAAATTTAATGCAAAAAGAAATAGGAGGAATGTCGATTATTAAAATTGAGATCAAGGGAAGTCCTAACGAATTTAAAAATGAGAAAACTATGAAAATTTTGGATCTAATTACAGATAAAATTGATCAATTCAATGGAAATACACAATCAAATTCAATAAATCAACTTGTAAGATTAATGAACTTCAAATTTAAAAAAGAAAATCCAAAAGAATATAGGCTCCCTGAAAATCAAGCTGTCCTAAACAAGCTAATACTCCTAATTAGTAGAAGCAATTCTATTAAGAACATAGCAAAAATGTATATTAACGACGATTGGTCCCAGATATCAATGATTGTAAGAACCGACCAAAATTCAACTGAAGAAATTAAAAATTTTGCCAACTACGCAAGCAATTTAATTGAAAAAAACATGCCAGGTCATAAATATCAATTCTCAGGCGCATATGAAAAAATATTAATATCTAAAATTATGGTAGTAGAACAAATTACAAACATTATCGCAACGCTTAGTACAATAACAATACTGCTAATGTTATTTTTCAAATCTATCAAAACTGGAATAATAATTGCTACCCCAGTGGTATGGTCAGTATTTTTAAACTTTGCTGTAATGAAACTTTTTGGAATAACGCTAAATCCTGCAACGGCAACAATTGCATCAGTTAGCATGGGTATAGGAGTAGATTATTCCATTCATTTCTTTAATGCATTTAGATTAAATTATCAAACAACTAAGGACTACAAAAAGGCTTTAATTGAATCAATTCCTAATGTATTT harbors:
- a CDS encoding bactofilin family protein — its product is MLNLFNIKKDKKDKNFSSSFIFAEIKTIIGKDDFFKGEMVSNNFIRIDGDFLGTINSNKRVIVGETGRIKSNINANEVVVSGIVLGNVHASNKVKVFQSGCIIGNISCKSIEVEEGAIIDGYMNIGMGSLGFTEKDVLIYTGSYKVDEDILIEVNKGMKSEKTANDTLIDESDKYLFNDMSKIDED
- a CDS encoding M23 family metallopeptidase — protein: MRERRRFKIISFFKRLDKIFLSVFIFFLKFLNNIYYFFRQNVSFMIIPHVKGDVRNIKISFLTLFLFFLFFLFIFIGFVLLSVNYVTLKSIVNSTEKSYALAEYEIEDFRNTVVEINSVASNFSKVLDELSTSLKIKESNTELNRDKLEGDFADFIDLQILEANTLKELNDLKNVKNTIERSIVPLNSIVKLLHSQNKLLNDIPSLWPIFKGSGVVSLHFGPAIEPFTRQWYIHKGIDLAGIRIGTAIVAAANGEVVRASYQVTGYGNFVQIKHKYGLSTLYAHMSRLNISKGSYVKKGQVIGFLGQTGYSTGPHLHYEVRIGSQVVNPDMYLNLAVGASK
- the rdgB gene encoding RdgB/HAM1 family non-canonical purine NTP pyrophosphatase; this encodes MKTLFFATTNSNKINEVKQILDIPNIKIEIPKNFDVKETGKTFKENSLLKAKALFELLDRKQPVFSEDSGLCIEALNLEPGIYSKRYDQHKLGKKLGANEKNQLIIDLMKNKKNRAAYFICIVSHISINGTITNFKGVFSGTIALNIDYCKKNGFGYDPIFLTTNNKRLSELSLAEKNKISHRGIAFTKFKKFLIKSPN
- the pepF gene encoding oligoendopeptidase F → MIDRIKINEDDKWDLSSLFKNDEEYKETVKKIKFKLQDFKKYEKLEFNLNIFKQALNDYYAIEEELEKTTYYTHIQLATDVTNQISNELRAINVNLETYTLNVTSFFIPKILKIDTKQIREWLEDIEIKNQKIAIEKILRHKEHILNEGEEKILANYTSLYSSYEDTFSSLTNADMEFGEIDGQPLSNATYNLFLQNENQEIRREAFLKFYREYKKHENTLANLLIANINKNKFLAKTRKFENTISMKLFQNNIDYKVYTNLIETVNENLYVLHEYYEFRKNILKQEYLNHYDVYVPLTKDIKFKNSFKEACDKILKSLEILGNEYIEVLRKGLLKERWVDKYENKGKIAGAFSASSYNGKPYILMNYKDESIRDMFTLAHEAGHSMHSYFSIKNNPFPQYKYSIFEAEIASTLNEQILAEYLLKNENDIEKIKYIKLNQIDDLLATFFRQTMFAEFEYIIHGMSNKDEPVVKETLKTIYLKLLKKYFGPSLKFNEDSSLECLKIPHFYSPFYVYQYATGITAALLIHKNIKENKKDATKNYIEFLKIGGSKYPLESLKITGVDLSLKKTIKNTINTFKERLEDVRKLF
- the pcsA gene encoding phosphatidylcholine synthase; the protein is MKKLNLILAWSVHILTAFGLIIGLYSIISIINEDYNLLLKLTILGIMIDGIDGTLARKLKIKELIPTINGELLDNIVDYINYAFIPTIFFYYSNFIKNEYKTMVCIGILLAAAYQFSRTDAKTSDDYFKGFPSLWNFLIIFNIIFTISQITNLSIILLCIIFSFVPIKFIYPSKTKEFKHITYPITVIIILLAIPIIIVRVTNFYLRIYGIIIIFYCSYITLTSIYLHYKTRKK
- a CDS encoding DedA family protein, producing the protein MKIILEFIDLNIAYSPIIFSGLLILAGLNIPISEDAIILIGGMLSSRKNEYTIPIFLGIFFGAYISDIISFCIGRFLAKKLFKQKTQTNKLLDKMNYYYGRYGKLTLLIGRFIPFGFRNAIFISAGMGKMRTSHFLITDFFAAMISITTYFILSFKIGESFQIILPKIKIILLIIFIIITIIIVINYIIKKKKTQKVDKLSK
- the leuS gene encoding leucine--tRNA ligase, producing the protein MSKYNFAEIEKKWQTYWDKHKTYKVDEDPSIPKEKRIYILDMFPYPSANGLHVGHPEGYTATDILTRYKLLNGFNVLHPIGFDSFGLPAENYAIQTGKHPKKITEKNIARFKEQIKALGFAYDWDREIRTHDENYYKWTQWIFLKLYKKGLAYTKKMPVWYCPDLGTVLSNEEVIQTPDGPRSERGFHKVKRKPLRQWILKITEYAERLLKDLEDIDWPESVKEMQKNWIGKSTGAEIEFSVKASKEKIKVFTTRPDTIFGVTYLVLAPENKIVDKITKDEFKSLISEYKNKEYLKSDLERTSLEKDKTGIFTGAYAINPITKEEIPIWVGSYVLGTYGTGAVMSVPAHDERDFEFAKKYNLQIKQVVSKTGKNEILIKPFTEDGISTNTPQEFNNLKTTEVKTKVIEWLTKNKKGQKKVNYKLRDWIFSRQRYWGEPIPIMLDEDLNEIPLEEDKLPLRLPEIENYKPSGTGESPLSRNQNWVNIKHNGKIYKRETNTMPQWAGSCWYYLRYLDPNNEKEFASKETINYWMPVDLYVGGAEHSVLHLLYARFWHKVLYDLGYVNTKEPFKKLINQGMITSFAYQDENGILIPNDEVEKRDNKFFSKKTNKELKQIVAKMSKSLKNIINPDNIIKEYGADSIRIYEMFMGPLTDSKPWNTQGLIGVFRFLNKIWSIKNKELTKEAAPKKLISELQKTIKKVTEDIESLNFNTAISSLMIFTNEVLKYDQNYLEIFKPLTIILSPFAPHLGEELWEYMEEKSSIFKNAKWPKYDPNLMIDEAREIVLQINGKIKDRITLDKETDKEALQDIAFKNQKIMKNIKNKQIVKIITVKDKLINIVTK
- a CDS encoding efflux RND transporter permease subunit; translated protein: MDFEKFSIKYRALILTIFISITIFLGFFLKNIKFNSDVSKLIPTNEKTEETTDKNNNNSLLPTIVMFKNKRGIFNKETFEKVNKVAKEITDILKLKSNSVTSIFTYFPQFKKDAYTDEEMIKIREKINSTPFIKNKFINNDATLMLFIVISTESNKINFGQSLKNEIEKMEATIKKYETDDLKLYLTGDLIIREKILSYMADDFKFLGPFATFILILSLYLIMGNILGAIIPVLIAIFAIIWTFGIKSLVMSPITVPETSMIVLLISIGCANSVHIINGILKKIKKEPLTEKIIINTIKTLKVPILLTSLTTAFGFLSLTGSSIHAYRTMGIFMSLGVIIAMLMSLLVLPGILVKIPFKNKKIQEEQKSKNGYLEKLSLINQTVTNWMLNNKYLSSTITLTILLISIIGLFKIEINFDEKDYFKESTSVKQILNLMQKEIGGMSIIKIEIKGSPNEFKNEKTMKILDLITDKIDQFNGNTQSNSINQLVRLMNFKFKKENPKEYRLPENQAVLNKLILLISRSNSIKNIAKMYINDDWSQISMIVRTDQNSTEEIKNFANYASNLIEKNMPGHKYQFSGAYEKILISKIMVVEQITNIIATLSTITILLMLFFKSIKTGIIIATPVVWSVFLNFAVMKLFGITLNPATATIASVSMGIGVDYSIHFFNAFRLNYQTTKDYKKALIESIPNVFDGIFANSISVGIGFLTLIFSTYKIISTLGAIIAFTMITTSLASLTLLPLLIYLFKPTVQIIKISNKTLTE